In Babylonia areolata isolate BAREFJ2019XMU chromosome 19, ASM4173473v1, whole genome shotgun sequence, a single window of DNA contains:
- the LOC143293770 gene encoding uncharacterized protein LOC143293770: MDTSGSQPNHLENMSVAMHVARDWVLQALSLLLYVLTRRLVVTFQKFTWAIFGVERVRRDARRGLQFKQSAHVQEILWRRKLKDCSVADPSNFITKHKCFKHPSHILRPHVSLYCITRHEAVFVQTEEGQDVYRGGPLHLRQFHLAQYVITMPLASFHKTASDVGVPRVPLAWLSCTPRSGSTLLAHVLGSAPNMRVLNEPDALTCLAVLHRGGKLPTGEYSQLLTSAVRLLCKPDDRCGVVLVKARPAVTRLIEDLYPAFPRATYLFLYRNSLKSLNSCLALAAADPASMALRFLLDSRALSTVFPCGRRWLHAALTGVNVKPSSSLRPSSLSASGIATAAWAAGVACVSELRDRGVPVRALLYEDLMRNPRATCLALFKMLELRPDYVSQALQEFRKDFNRSPPPVQQADSRRALAPEARQEADMVLKAHGLPKLGERMELPGLVKFD, encoded by the exons ATGGACACCAGCGGCAGCCAGCCGAACCACCTGGAGAACATGAGCGTGGCCATGCACGTGGCGCGAGACTGGGTGCTGCAGGCTCTGTCTCTGCTGCTCTACGTGCTCACGCGCCGCCTCGTGGTCACCTTCCAGAAGTTCACCTGGGCCATCTTCGGCGTGGAGCGCGTGCGGCGGGACGCCCGGCGCGGGCTGCAGTTCAAGCAGAGCGCCCACGTGCAAGAG ATCCTGTGGCGGCGGAAGCTGAAGGACTGCTCCGTGGCGGACCCCAGCAACTTCATCACCAAGCACAAGTGCTTCAAGCACCCGTCGCACATCCTGCGGCCCCACGTGTCGCTGTACTGCATCACGCGGCACGAGGCGGTGTTCGTGCAGACGGAGGAGGGGCAGGACGTGTACCGGGGCGGGCCGCTGCACCTCCGGCAGTTCCATCTTGCCCAGTACGTCATCACCATGCCGCTGGCCTCCTTCCACAAGACGGCCTCCGACGTGGGCGTGCCGCGCGTGCCCCTAGCCTGGCTGAGCTGCACGCCCCGCTCGGGCTCCACCCTCCTGGCGCACGTGCTGGGCTCGGCGCCCAACATGCGCGTGCTGAACGAGCCGGACGCTCTCACGTGCCTGGCCGTGCTGCACCGGGGTGGGAAGCTGCCCACCGGGGAGTACTCCCAGCTGCTGACCAGCGCCGTCAGACTGCTGTGCAAGCCGGACGACCGGTGCGGGGTGGTGCTGGTCAAGGCCCGCCCCGCCGTCACCCGCCTCATCGAGGACCTCTACCCGGCCTTCCCGCGCGCCACCTACCTCTTCCTCTACCGCAACAGCCTCAAGTCCCTCAACTCCTGCCTGGCCCTGGCCGCCGCCGACCCGGCCTCCATGGCCCTGCGCTTCCTGCTGGACAGCCGGGCCCTCTCCACCGTGTTCCCGTGCGGCCGCCGCTGGCTGCACGCCGCTCTGACCGGCGTCAACGTCaagccctcctcctccctccgcccctccagCCTGTCGGCGTCGGGCATCGCCACAGCGGCCTGGGCGGCGGGCGTCGCCTGCGTGTCGGAGCTGCGGGACCGCGGGGTGCCTGTGCGCGCTCTGCTGTACGAGGACTTGATGCGGAACCCGCGCGCCACGTGCCTGGCGCTGTTCAAGATGCTGGAGCTCCGCCCGGACTACGTGTCCCAGGCGCTGCAGGAGTTCCGCAAGGACTTCAACCGCTCGCCGCCCCCCGTGCAGCAGGCTGACAGCCGGCGGGCCCTGGCCCCCGAGGCGCGGCAAGAGGCGGACATGGTGCTCAAGGCGCACGGGCTGCCCAAACTGGGCGAGAGGATGGAGCTGCCAGGCCTGGTCAAGTTCGATTAg